A region from the Gossypium hirsutum isolate 1008001.06 chromosome A08, Gossypium_hirsutum_v2.1, whole genome shotgun sequence genome encodes:
- the LOC107953672 gene encoding basic leucine zipper 43 has product MQPSEISGLQYIVPSNPSPYSVPAFELSRFSNPLHNLYIPPQLQEIISPHPSCINNNSTSDEADEQQLCVINERKQRRMISNRESARRSRMRKQRHLDELWSQVVWLRNENHQLIDKLNHVSESHDKVVEENVQLKEEASQLRRMLSDMQLTSPYSPLTDLEHALADN; this is encoded by the coding sequence ATGCAGCCTAGTGAAATTTCAGGTCTGCAATACATAGTTCCTTCAAATCCATCCCCCTATTCAGTACCGGCATTCGAGTTGAGCCGGTTCTCGAATCCCCTGCATAATCTCTATATCCCTCCTCAACTTCAAGAAATCATTAGTCCACATCCATCATGTATCAACAACAACTCAACCTCTGATGAGGCAGATGAGCAACAATTATGTGTGATTAATGAGAGAAAACAAAGGAGGATGATATCGAACAGGGAGTCAGCGCGCCGGTCGCGTATGCGCAAACAAAGGCACCTTGACGAGCTCTGGTCGCAGGTTGTTTGGTTGAGGAACGAGAACCACCAGCTTATCGATAAGTTGAACCATGTGTCCGAGAGTCACGACAAggttgttgaagaaaatgttcaGCTGAAAGAGGAAGCCTCTCAACTACGTAGGATGCTGTCTGATATGCAACTCACTAGCCCTTACTCACCTTTGACAGACCTGGAACATGCTCTAGCTGACAACTGA